In Anas acuta chromosome 5, bAnaAcu1.1, whole genome shotgun sequence, a single window of DNA contains:
- the RBM25 gene encoding RNA-binding protein 25 isoform X1 produces the protein MSFPPHLNRPPMGIPTLPPGIPPPQFPGFPPPVPPGTPMIPVPMGIMAPAPTVLVPTTVSMVGKHLGARKDHPGLKNKENDENSGPTTTVFVGNISEKASDMLIRQLLAKCGLVLSWKRVQGASGKLQAFGFCEYKEPESTLRALRLLHDLQIGEKKLLVKVDAKTKAQLDEWKAKRKASNGNTRPETTNDDDEALDEETKRRDQIIKGAIEVLIREYSSELNAPSQESDSHPRKKKKEKKEDIFRRFPVAPLIPYPLITKEDINAIEMEEDKRDLISREISKFRDTHKKLEEEKGKKEKERQEIEKERRERERERERERERREREREREREREREKEKERERERERDRDRDRTKDRDRDRERDRDRDRDRERSSDRNKDRSRSREKSRDREREREREREREREREREREREREREREREKDKKRDREEDEEDAYERRKLERKLREKEAAYQERLKNWEIRERKKSREYEKEAEREEERRREMAKEAKRLKEFLEDYDDDRDDPKYYRGSALQKRLRDREKEMEADERDRKREKEELEEIRQRLLAEGHPDPDAELQRMEQEAERRRQPQIKQEPESEEEEEEKAEKEEKREEPEEEEEEPEQKPCLKPTLRPISSAPSVSSASGNATPNTPGDESPCGIIIPHENSPDQQQPEEHRPKIGLSLKLGACNSPNQPNAVKRKKLAVDSVFNKFDDEDSDDVPRKRKLVPLDYGDEDKSNIKGSVNTEEKRKHIKSLIEKIPTAKPELFAYPLDWSIVDSTLMERRIRPWINKKIIEYIGEEEATLVDFVCSKVMAHSSPQSILDDVAMVLDEEAEVFIVKMWRLLIYETEAKKIGLVK, from the exons ATGTCTTTTCCACCTCATTTGAATCGCCCTCCTATGGGAATCCCAACACTACCCCCTGGGATTCCACCTCCACAGTTCCCTGGCTTTCCTCCACCTGTGCCCCCTG GGACCCCTATGATTCCTGTGCCAATGGGCATTATGGCTCCTGCTCCAACT GTATTAGTTCCTACCACAGTGTCTATGGTTGGAAAACATTTAGGAGCCAGAAAAGATCACCCGGGcttaaagaacaaagaaaatgatgaaaacagTGGTCCCACTACCACCGTTTTTGTAGGCAACATTTCTGAGAAGGCGTCAGACATGCTCATACGGCAGCTTCTAGCA AAATGTGGCTTGGTTTTGAGTTGGAAGAGAGTACAAGGAGCATCTGGAAAACTTCAAG CCTTTGGATTTTGTGAGTACAAAGAACCAGAATCCACACTACGGGCATTGAGACTACTTCATGACCTCCAGATTGGAGAGAAGAAGCTGCTAGTCAAAGTTGATGCAAAGACAAAGGCTCAGCTAGACGaatggaaagcaaagagaaaggcCTCTAATGGG AACACCAGACCAGAGACCacaaatgatgatgatgaagcaCTGGATGAGGAAACGAAGAGAAGAGATCAGATAATTAAAGGGGCCATTGAAGTCTTAATACGAGAATATTCCAGCGAGCTCAATGCCCCCTCCCAGGAATCTGACTCTCACcccaggaagaagaaaaaggaaaagaaggaggac ATTTTCCGCAGATTTCCAGTGGCCCCACTGATACCTTATCCACTCATCACCAAG GAGGATATAAATGCTATAGAAATGGAGGAAGACAAAAGAGACCTGATATCAAGAGAGATCAGTAAATTCAGAGACACACACAAG AaactggaggaggaaaaaggcaaaaaggagaaagaaagacaggaaattgaaaaagaacgcagagaaagagaaagggaacgAGAGCGTGAACGAGAAAGGAGGGAGCGTGAAAGAGAGAGGGAGCGTGAACGTGAAcgagagaaggagaaggaacgGGAGCGTGAACGGGAGCGAGATAGGGATCGTGACCGAACTAAAGACCGGGACAGAGACCGTGAACGGGACAGAGATCGGGACAGAGATCGTGAAAGGAGTTCAGACCGCAACAAGGATCGGAGCAGATCAAG agaaaaaagcagagaCAGGGAAAGAGAACGGGAACGGGAAAGAGAACGAGAGCGGGAAAGGGAACGTGAGAGAGAACGGGAAAGAGAACGAGAAAGAGAAcgagagaaagataaaaagagagaccgagaagaagatgaagaagatgcCTATGAACGCCGAAAGCTAGAGAGGAAACTGCGGGAGAAAGAAGCTGCATATCAAGAG cGTCTTAAAAACTGGGAAAttagagaaaggaagaaaagtagagaatatgaaaaagaggctgaaagagaagaagaaaggaggagggaaatg GCAAAAGAAGCCAAACGGTTAAAAGAATTCTTAGAAGATTATGATGATGACAGAGATGATCCAAAATACTACAG GGGTAGTGCTCTTCAGAAGAGGCTACGAGACAGGGAGAAAGAGATGGAAGCAGATGAACGGGataggaaaagggaaaaggaagaactAGAAGAAATTAGGCAGCGCCTTCTGGCAGAAGGACACCCAGATCCAGATGCAGAACTCCAGAGG atggagcaggaggctgagcgGCGTAGGCAGCCGCAAATCAAACAAGAGCCAGAgtctgaggaagaagaggaggaaaaagcagaaaaagaagaaaaaagagaagagccagaggaagaagaggaggagccTGAACAAAAGCCCTGCCTTAAACCAACTTTACGACCAATCAGTTCTGCCCCATCTGTTTCTTCTGCTAGTGGAAATGCAACCCCTAACACACCTGGTGATGAATCTCCCTGTGGCATTATTATCCCTCATGAAAATTCACCTGATCAACAACAGCCGGAGGAGCATCGGCCCAAAATAGGACTTAGTCTCAAACTGG GTGCCTGCAATAGTCCTAATCAGCCCAATGCTGTGAAAAGGAAGAAGCTTGCTGTGGATAGTGTTTTCAATAAATTTGACGATGAAGACAGTGATGATGTGCCCCGGAAAAGGAAACTCGTACCCCTGGATTATGGAGATGAAGATAAAAGCAATATTAAAGGCAGTGtcaatacagaagaaaaacgCAAACATATTAAGAGTCTCATTGAGAAGATTCCCACAGCAAAACCAGAGCTTTTTGCATATCCTCTTGACTGGTCAATTGTGGATTCA acACTAATGGAACGTCGAATTAGACCGTggataaacaagaaaataatagaatataTTGGTGAAGAAGAAGCCACGCTAGTTGACTTTGTTTGTTCAAAG GTTATGGCTCACAGCTCACCACAGAGCATACTGGATGATGTTGCCATG GTACTAGATGAAGAAGCTGAAGTTTTCATAGTCAAAATGTGGCGGTTGTTGATATACGAGACAGAAGCCAAGAAGATTGGTCTAGTGAAATAA
- the RBM25 gene encoding RNA-binding protein 25 isoform X2, with protein sequence MSFPPHLNRPPMGIPTLPPGIPPPQFPGFPPPVPPGTPMIPVPMGIMAPAPTVLVPTTVSMVGKHLGARKDHPGLKNKENDENSGPTTTVFVGNISEKASDMLIRQLLAKCGLVLSWKRVQGASGKLQAFGFCEYKEPESTLRALRLLHDLQIGEKKLLVKVDAKTKAQLDEWKAKRKASNGNTRPETTNDDDEALDEETKRRDQIIKGAIEVLIREYSSELNAPSQESDSHPRKKKKEKKEDEDINAIEMEEDKRDLISREISKFRDTHKKLEEEKGKKEKERQEIEKERRERERERERERERREREREREREREREKEKERERERERDRDRDRTKDRDRDRERDRDRDRDRERSSDRNKDRSRSREKSRDREREREREREREREREREREREREREREREKDKKRDREEDEEDAYERRKLERKLREKEAAYQERLKNWEIRERKKSREYEKEAEREEERRREMAKEAKRLKEFLEDYDDDRDDPKYYRGSALQKRLRDREKEMEADERDRKREKEELEEIRQRLLAEGHPDPDAELQRMEQEAERRRQPQIKQEPESEEEEEEKAEKEEKREEPEEEEEEPEQKPCLKPTLRPISSAPSVSSASGNATPNTPGDESPCGIIIPHENSPDQQQPEEHRPKIGLSLKLGACNSPNQPNAVKRKKLAVDSVFNKFDDEDSDDVPRKRKLVPLDYGDEDKSNIKGSVNTEEKRKHIKSLIEKIPTAKPELFAYPLDWSIVDSTLMERRIRPWINKKIIEYIGEEEATLVDFVCSKVMAHSSPQSILDDVAMVLDEEAEVFIVKMWRLLIYETEAKKIGLVK encoded by the exons ATGTCTTTTCCACCTCATTTGAATCGCCCTCCTATGGGAATCCCAACACTACCCCCTGGGATTCCACCTCCACAGTTCCCTGGCTTTCCTCCACCTGTGCCCCCTG GGACCCCTATGATTCCTGTGCCAATGGGCATTATGGCTCCTGCTCCAACT GTATTAGTTCCTACCACAGTGTCTATGGTTGGAAAACATTTAGGAGCCAGAAAAGATCACCCGGGcttaaagaacaaagaaaatgatgaaaacagTGGTCCCACTACCACCGTTTTTGTAGGCAACATTTCTGAGAAGGCGTCAGACATGCTCATACGGCAGCTTCTAGCA AAATGTGGCTTGGTTTTGAGTTGGAAGAGAGTACAAGGAGCATCTGGAAAACTTCAAG CCTTTGGATTTTGTGAGTACAAAGAACCAGAATCCACACTACGGGCATTGAGACTACTTCATGACCTCCAGATTGGAGAGAAGAAGCTGCTAGTCAAAGTTGATGCAAAGACAAAGGCTCAGCTAGACGaatggaaagcaaagagaaaggcCTCTAATGGG AACACCAGACCAGAGACCacaaatgatgatgatgaagcaCTGGATGAGGAAACGAAGAGAAGAGATCAGATAATTAAAGGGGCCATTGAAGTCTTAATACGAGAATATTCCAGCGAGCTCAATGCCCCCTCCCAGGAATCTGACTCTCACcccaggaagaagaaaaaggaaaagaaggaggac GAGGATATAAATGCTATAGAAATGGAGGAAGACAAAAGAGACCTGATATCAAGAGAGATCAGTAAATTCAGAGACACACACAAG AaactggaggaggaaaaaggcaaaaaggagaaagaaagacaggaaattgaaaaagaacgcagagaaagagaaagggaacgAGAGCGTGAACGAGAAAGGAGGGAGCGTGAAAGAGAGAGGGAGCGTGAACGTGAAcgagagaaggagaaggaacgGGAGCGTGAACGGGAGCGAGATAGGGATCGTGACCGAACTAAAGACCGGGACAGAGACCGTGAACGGGACAGAGATCGGGACAGAGATCGTGAAAGGAGTTCAGACCGCAACAAGGATCGGAGCAGATCAAG agaaaaaagcagagaCAGGGAAAGAGAACGGGAACGGGAAAGAGAACGAGAGCGGGAAAGGGAACGTGAGAGAGAACGGGAAAGAGAACGAGAAAGAGAAcgagagaaagataaaaagagagaccgagaagaagatgaagaagatgcCTATGAACGCCGAAAGCTAGAGAGGAAACTGCGGGAGAAAGAAGCTGCATATCAAGAG cGTCTTAAAAACTGGGAAAttagagaaaggaagaaaagtagagaatatgaaaaagaggctgaaagagaagaagaaaggaggagggaaatg GCAAAAGAAGCCAAACGGTTAAAAGAATTCTTAGAAGATTATGATGATGACAGAGATGATCCAAAATACTACAG GGGTAGTGCTCTTCAGAAGAGGCTACGAGACAGGGAGAAAGAGATGGAAGCAGATGAACGGGataggaaaagggaaaaggaagaactAGAAGAAATTAGGCAGCGCCTTCTGGCAGAAGGACACCCAGATCCAGATGCAGAACTCCAGAGG atggagcaggaggctgagcgGCGTAGGCAGCCGCAAATCAAACAAGAGCCAGAgtctgaggaagaagaggaggaaaaagcagaaaaagaagaaaaaagagaagagccagaggaagaagaggaggagccTGAACAAAAGCCCTGCCTTAAACCAACTTTACGACCAATCAGTTCTGCCCCATCTGTTTCTTCTGCTAGTGGAAATGCAACCCCTAACACACCTGGTGATGAATCTCCCTGTGGCATTATTATCCCTCATGAAAATTCACCTGATCAACAACAGCCGGAGGAGCATCGGCCCAAAATAGGACTTAGTCTCAAACTGG GTGCCTGCAATAGTCCTAATCAGCCCAATGCTGTGAAAAGGAAGAAGCTTGCTGTGGATAGTGTTTTCAATAAATTTGACGATGAAGACAGTGATGATGTGCCCCGGAAAAGGAAACTCGTACCCCTGGATTATGGAGATGAAGATAAAAGCAATATTAAAGGCAGTGtcaatacagaagaaaaacgCAAACATATTAAGAGTCTCATTGAGAAGATTCCCACAGCAAAACCAGAGCTTTTTGCATATCCTCTTGACTGGTCAATTGTGGATTCA acACTAATGGAACGTCGAATTAGACCGTggataaacaagaaaataatagaatataTTGGTGAAGAAGAAGCCACGCTAGTTGACTTTGTTTGTTCAAAG GTTATGGCTCACAGCTCACCACAGAGCATACTGGATGATGTTGCCATG GTACTAGATGAAGAAGCTGAAGTTTTCATAGTCAAAATGTGGCGGTTGTTGATATACGAGACAGAAGCCAAGAAGATTGGTCTAGTGAAATAA